A genomic segment from Geitlerinema sp. PCC 7407 encodes:
- a CDS encoding geranylgeranyl reductase family protein, translating into MFDCVVVGAGPAGGAAAYHLAKAGRSVVIVEKDALPRYKPCGGGISPAIAQWFDFDFSPVISRKISNVRFTWKLEDPVDVVLKTPEPMWMVQRDVFDHFLVQQAQRQGAELRDQTEVTGIQFVGDHWQINTAQGPIEARYIVAADGARGPMAKWLGFKDRKQRQAAAMEATSPTPSEDAAVHFEFGLIKNGCIFNFPKANGYSIGLSTFLGGDLRDPAGAMTDYGAHFGITHSGSQQYFYPLCIWDGNQILHTQHAVVAGEAASMVDPFIAEGVRPAIFSGVKAAAAIHQALAGDLNALENYTKTIHEEWGSDMAWAQRLAGVFYRIPKIGYKIGVKRPSAPERMGKILCGEMRYSDIAGRAIKRLSGSLIPGMGG; encoded by the coding sequence ATGTTTGATTGCGTTGTTGTCGGTGCTGGCCCCGCAGGTGGTGCAGCCGCGTATCACCTCGCTAAAGCAGGTCGCTCGGTTGTCATCGTGGAAAAAGACGCTTTGCCGCGCTATAAGCCGTGCGGCGGCGGGATTTCGCCTGCGATCGCCCAATGGTTTGACTTCGACTTTTCCCCTGTCATTTCTCGCAAAATTAGCAACGTCCGCTTTACCTGGAAGCTCGAAGACCCCGTTGATGTCGTTCTAAAAACTCCTGAACCCATGTGGATGGTTCAGCGGGACGTCTTTGACCACTTCCTGGTGCAGCAGGCCCAGCGCCAAGGGGCGGAACTGCGCGACCAAACCGAGGTCACCGGCATTCAGTTTGTGGGAGACCACTGGCAGATCAACACGGCCCAAGGCCCGATTGAGGCCCGCTACATCGTAGCTGCGGACGGTGCGCGCGGCCCCATGGCCAAGTGGCTCGGCTTCAAAGACCGCAAGCAGCGGCAGGCGGCGGCCATGGAGGCGACCTCGCCGACGCCCAGCGAGGATGCGGCGGTGCACTTCGAGTTTGGCCTGATCAAAAACGGCTGTATCTTCAATTTCCCCAAGGCCAACGGCTATTCCATCGGTCTGAGCACGTTTCTGGGCGGCGATCTGCGTGATCCTGCCGGGGCAATGACTGACTACGGCGCGCACTTTGGCATTACCCATTCGGGCAGCCAGCAGTATTTTTACCCATTGTGCATTTGGGATGGCAACCAGATCCTCCACACCCAGCATGCGGTCGTGGCGGGAGAGGCAGCTTCGATGGTGGATCCGTTTATCGCGGAGGGCGTGCGCCCAGCGATTTTCAGCGGCGTGAAGGCAGCAGCGGCGATTCATCAGGCCCTGGCCGGGGATCTCAATGCCCTAGAGAACTACACCAAGACGATCCACGAAGAGTGGGGCTCGGATATGGCCTGGGCTCAGCGCTTGGCGGGGGTGTTTTACCGCATTCCCAAGATCGGCTACAAGATCGGCGTCAAGCGGCCGTCGGCGCCGGAGCGCATGGGCAAGATCCTGTGCGGCGAGATGCGCTACTCCGACATTGCAGGACGCGCGATCAAGCGCCTGAGCGGCAGCCTGATTCCGGGGATGGGCGGGTGA
- a CDS encoding FAD-binding domain-containing protein — protein sequence MTDLILFWHRRDLRLSDNVALAAAREHTSKVVGVFCLDPSILERDDVAPARVTYMVGCLAALQEAYARTGSELLILKGNPVQAIPALAAALSAQAVFWNWDVEPYAQARDEQVRHALKERGIGLHTSWDQLLHAPGEIRTNAGDPYTVYTPFWKNWQKQPKAAPLPTLSDVQGLSDSEREAATAAGAIALPSAQDLGFGWDGDLVLAPGEAAARDRLEAFCESSTREGLWVYDDQRDFPAEPGTSQLSAALKFGAIGIRTVWAAADAALSRSRSEESTNNIRTWQQELAWREFYQHAMYFFPRLAEGPYRREWQDFPWENREDRFQAWCEGRTGYPIVDAAMRQLNEIGWMHNRCRMIVASFLVKDLIIDWRWGEKYFMQKLVDGDLSANNGGWQWSASSGMDPKPLRIFNPASQAQKYDPDAVYIRQWLPELKSLDAADLVSGKILPLVRDRCGYPAPIVDHKVQQQKFKDLYKQQKAQG from the coding sequence ATGACCGATCTGATTTTGTTCTGGCACCGGCGCGACCTGCGGCTGAGTGACAACGTCGCCCTGGCCGCCGCCCGCGAGCACACCTCCAAAGTGGTGGGCGTCTTTTGCCTCGACCCCAGCATCCTAGAGCGCGACGACGTCGCCCCGGCCCGCGTCACCTACATGGTGGGCTGTCTGGCGGCACTTCAGGAAGCCTATGCTCGGACGGGCAGCGAGCTGCTAATCCTGAAAGGCAACCCAGTCCAGGCAATCCCAGCCCTGGCGGCTGCCCTCAGCGCCCAGGCCGTCTTCTGGAACTGGGATGTGGAGCCCTACGCCCAGGCGCGCGACGAGCAAGTGCGCCACGCCCTCAAGGAGCGGGGCATCGGCCTGCACACGAGCTGGGATCAGCTGCTCCACGCGCCGGGGGAGATCCGCACCAATGCCGGAGACCCCTACACGGTCTACACGCCCTTTTGGAAAAACTGGCAAAAGCAGCCCAAAGCAGCCCCGCTGCCGACTCTGAGCGATGTCCAGGGCCTGAGCGACTCCGAGCGCGAAGCAGCCACCGCAGCGGGGGCGATCGCCCTTCCGAGCGCCCAGGATCTGGGGTTTGGCTGGGACGGCGACCTGGTGCTGGCCCCCGGCGAAGCGGCAGCGCGCGATCGCCTCGAAGCCTTTTGTGAGAGCAGCACGCGGGAAGGCCTCTGGGTCTACGACGATCAGCGAGACTTCCCCGCCGAACCCGGAACGTCTCAACTCAGCGCCGCCCTCAAGTTTGGCGCGATCGGCATCCGGACCGTCTGGGCGGCCGCCGACGCAGCCCTCAGCCGCAGCCGCAGCGAAGAGAGCACAAACAACATTCGCACCTGGCAGCAGGAGCTAGCTTGGCGCGAGTTTTATCAGCACGCGATGTACTTCTTTCCGCGGCTGGCAGAGGGGCCTTATCGGCGCGAGTGGCAGGACTTTCCCTGGGAAAACCGCGAGGACCGGTTTCAGGCCTGGTGCGAAGGGCGAACCGGCTACCCAATCGTGGACGCGGCCATGCGCCAGCTCAATGAGATCGGCTGGATGCACAATCGCTGCCGAATGATCGTGGCGAGCTTTTTGGTAAAGGACCTGATCATTGACTGGCGCTGGGGCGAGAAGTATTTCATGCAAAAGCTGGTGGACGGCGATCTGTCGGCCAACAATGGCGGCTGGCAGTGGAGCGCCTCCAGCGGGATGGACCCCAAACCCCTGCGCATTTTCAACCCGGCCAGCCAGGCCCAGAAGTATGACCCCGATGCGGTCTACATTCGCCAGTGGCTGCCCGAGCTCAAGAGCCTGGATGCGGCGGATCTGGTCTCTGGCAAGATTTTGCCTTTGGTGCGCGATCGCTGCGGCTATCCGGCTCCCATCGTGGACCACAAGGTCCAGCAGCAGAAATTCAAGGACCTCTATAAGCAGCAAAAGGCCCAAGGATAG
- a CDS encoding SRPBCC family protein yields the protein MSANEFDTDNLTAAAPEDDIFADPRPAPEEDTGLDPDLLAAVEIQTEPAEGRQRRLSAKLFVPYSPEQLWQILTAYESLADFIPNLASSRLVPHPEGGIRLEQVGTQRLMRLNFSARVVLDMTEEYPHAIRFNLVEGDFKGFSGAWLLDPHTGPDQQAGTLLGYKLLVWPKRTMPIAIIEPRIRRDLAINLVSIYQQAQKVFQG from the coding sequence ATGTCAGCCAACGAATTCGACACCGACAATCTCACGGCTGCCGCGCCGGAGGATGACATCTTCGCCGATCCGCGCCCAGCCCCCGAAGAAGACACGGGCCTAGACCCCGATCTGCTGGCCGCCGTCGAGATTCAGACCGAGCCTGCCGAGGGCCGACAGCGCCGCCTGAGCGCCAAGCTGTTTGTGCCCTACTCCCCTGAGCAGCTCTGGCAAATCTTGACCGCCTACGAGTCCCTGGCGGACTTTATTCCCAACCTCGCTTCGAGTCGACTGGTGCCCCATCCCGAGGGCGGCATTCGCCTCGAGCAGGTGGGCACCCAGCGCCTGATGCGCCTCAACTTTTCGGCGCGGGTGGTGCTCGACATGACGGAGGAGTACCCCCACGCGATCCGGTTCAACCTGGTGGAAGGGGACTTCAAAGGATTTTCGGGGGCGTGGCTGCTCGATCCCCACACCGGCCCCGATCAGCAAGCAGGCACCCTGCTGGGCTACAAGCTGCTGGTGTGGCCCAAGCGCACCATGCCCATTGCGATCATTGAGCCGCGAATTCGCCGAGATCTGGCGATTAATCTGGTGTCGATCTATCAGCAGGCCCAAAAGGTCTTTCAGGGCTAG
- a CDS encoding Re/Si-specific NAD(P)(+) transhydrogenase subunit alpha, protein MRIAVAKEIEAGERRVALVPDIAGRLVKQGLEVWIEAGAGDLACFSDAAYEAVGATIIHDTQALWREADVVLKVNPPRIWDGGASEADALRSGATLIGFLSPLANPLLTQRLAERQVTAFSMELIPRTSRAQSMDALSSQAGVAGYKAALIAAAALPKFFPMLTTAAGTIRPAKVFVIGAGVAGLQAIATVRRLGAVVEAFDIRPAVKEEVQSLGARFVEVTLPEDTVAAGGYAKEISEASKERSREVIAEHVRQSDVVITTAQVPGRQAPLLVTEDMVAQMQAGSVVVDLAADQGGNCAYSEPGQEVVRHGVTIIGPTNLPASMAIHSSQMYAKNISTLLLHLLKDGALNLNFEDDIVDSACLTHQGEVRNSRVKEAIAQLTPQMMERSY, encoded by the coding sequence ATGAGAATAGCCGTTGCGAAAGAGATCGAAGCTGGCGAGCGGCGCGTGGCCTTGGTGCCAGACATCGCAGGCCGCTTGGTCAAGCAAGGCCTAGAAGTGTGGATCGAAGCGGGAGCCGGGGACTTGGCTTGCTTTTCGGACGCGGCTTATGAGGCGGTGGGCGCGACCATCATCCACGATACCCAGGCGCTGTGGCGAGAAGCCGATGTGGTTTTGAAGGTCAATCCGCCCCGCATCTGGGACGGTGGCGCGTCCGAGGCGGATGCGCTGCGGTCTGGTGCGACCCTGATCGGCTTTCTCAGCCCCTTGGCAAATCCGCTGCTGACCCAGCGCTTGGCAGAGCGCCAGGTGACGGCTTTTAGCATGGAGCTGATTCCCCGCACGAGCCGCGCCCAGAGCATGGACGCGCTGTCGTCCCAGGCGGGCGTCGCGGGCTACAAGGCGGCGCTGATCGCGGCGGCGGCCCTCCCCAAGTTTTTCCCGATGCTGACCACGGCGGCGGGAACGATCCGGCCTGCCAAGGTGTTTGTGATCGGGGCAGGAGTTGCCGGTTTGCAGGCGATCGCCACGGTTCGCCGTCTAGGCGCTGTGGTGGAGGCCTTCGACATTCGCCCGGCGGTCAAAGAAGAGGTCCAGAGCTTGGGCGCTCGGTTTGTCGAGGTGACGCTGCCGGAGGATACGGTGGCGGCGGGCGGCTACGCCAAGGAAATCTCGGAGGCCTCCAAGGAGCGATCGCGCGAGGTGATCGCTGAGCACGTTCGCCAGTCCGACGTGGTGATCACCACGGCCCAGGTGCCCGGTCGCCAGGCGCCGCTGCTGGTCACCGAGGACATGGTGGCCCAGATGCAGGCGGGCTCGGTGGTGGTGGACCTAGCGGCGGACCAGGGCGGTAACTGCGCCTACAGCGAGCCCGGTCAGGAGGTGGTGCGCCACGGGGTGACCATCATTGGTCCGACCAATCTCCCGGCCTCCATGGCGATTCACTCTAGCCAGATGTACGCCAAGAATATTTCGACCCTGCTGCTCCACCTGCTGAAGGACGGCGCGCTCAACCTCAACTTTGAGGACGACATTGTCGATAGCGCCTGCCTGACCCACCAAGGGGAGGTGCGCAATTCGCGGGTCAAGGAGGCGATCGCCCAATTGACGCCCCAAATGATGGAAAGGAGCTATTAA
- the frr gene encoding ribosome recycling factor, translating into MKLAEVEVHMQKAVESTQRAFNTVRTGRANVSLLDRVTVEYYGTETPLKSLANINTPDATTITIQPYDKGSLNVIEKAISLSDIGLTPNNDGSVIRLNIPPLTTDRRKELVKMVAKMAEEGKVSVRNIRRDAIDAIRKQEKSSEVSEDEARDLQDQVQKLTDKYSTRIEEILAEKEKDIMTV; encoded by the coding sequence GTGAAGTTAGCTGAAGTCGAAGTTCATATGCAAAAGGCGGTGGAGTCAACGCAACGCGCGTTCAACACCGTCCGCACCGGCCGCGCCAATGTATCCCTGCTCGATCGCGTGACGGTCGAGTACTACGGTACGGAAACGCCGCTCAAGTCCCTGGCCAACATCAACACGCCAGACGCGACCACCATCACCATTCAGCCCTACGACAAGGGCAGCTTGAATGTGATCGAGAAGGCCATCTCTCTGTCAGACATCGGCCTGACTCCCAACAACGACGGTTCGGTGATCCGGCTGAATATCCCCCCGCTGACCACCGATCGCCGCAAAGAGCTGGTCAAAATGGTCGCCAAAATGGCGGAAGAGGGCAAGGTCTCGGTCCGCAACATCCGGCGAGACGCCATCGACGCCATCCGCAAGCAAGAAAAGAGCAGCGAGGTCTCCGAAGACGAAGCGCGCGACCTGCAAGATCAAGTCCAGAAGCTGACGGACAAGTACTCGACCCGCATTGAAGAAATTTTGGCTGAGAAAGAGAAGGACATCATGACGGTCTAG
- a CDS encoding NUDIX hydrolase encodes MAGQEPPQVLQKKLFYQGRKFSYEVNRLRLPNGAEGEWECVRHPGGALAVPVTPEGQLVLVRQYRFAVEQRILEFPAGTVEVGEDPGLTIRREIEEETGYKAHQWRKLGEFILAPGYSDEIIYAFLAQDLEKLDAPPHQDEDEDIETVLMSPAEFEQAILAGEPIDAKSIASFTLARPFLI; translated from the coding sequence ATGGCAGGCCAAGAACCCCCCCAGGTCCTTCAAAAAAAACTGTTCTACCAAGGCCGAAAATTTAGCTACGAAGTCAACCGGCTGCGCCTGCCCAACGGGGCCGAAGGCGAGTGGGAATGCGTGCGTCACCCCGGCGGTGCCCTAGCGGTCCCGGTCACCCCCGAAGGTCAGCTGGTCTTGGTGCGTCAGTACCGCTTTGCTGTCGAGCAGCGCATCCTGGAGTTCCCGGCGGGCACGGTCGAGGTCGGCGAAGACCCCGGCCTGACGATCCGGCGAGAAATCGAGGAAGAAACCGGCTACAAGGCCCATCAGTGGCGCAAGCTGGGCGAATTCATCCTGGCACCGGGCTACTCCGACGAGATTATTTACGCCTTTTTGGCCCAGGACTTGGAAAAGCTGGACGCGCCGCCCCACCAAGACGAGGACGAAGACATTGAGACCGTCCTGATGTCGCCTGCGGAGTTCGAGCAGGCCATCCTAGCGGGCGAGCCCATTGACGCCAAGTCCATTGCTAGCTTCACGCTGGCGCGGCCGTTCCTGATCTAG
- the folK gene encoding 2-amino-4-hydroxy-6-hydroxymethyldihydropteridine diphosphokinase, with translation MQLAAIALGSNLGESQQILEAALASLDAMPNIQVTARSPWYRTAPVGPPQPDYLNGCALLATTLEPEALLDVLLATEAQFGRVRTTRWGARTLDLDLLLMGDRILDTPRLQLPHPRLTERAFVLVPLAAIAPDWVEPRSGRAIADWVQAVDCSGVQQL, from the coding sequence ATGCAGCTAGCGGCCATTGCCCTGGGCAGCAACCTGGGCGAGTCCCAGCAAATTTTAGAAGCGGCTCTCGCAAGTCTCGACGCGATGCCCAACATCCAGGTCACCGCGCGATCGCCCTGGTACCGCACAGCCCCCGTCGGCCCGCCTCAGCCCGACTACCTCAACGGCTGCGCCCTCCTAGCAACCACCCTCGAACCGGAGGCCCTGCTCGACGTCCTGCTGGCCACCGAAGCCCAGTTTGGCCGAGTGCGCACGACTCGCTGGGGGGCGCGCACCCTCGATCTAGATTTGCTGCTGATGGGCGATCGCATTCTGGATACGCCGCGGCTCCAGCTGCCCCACCCCCGCCTCACCGAGCGGGCCTTTGTGCTGGTCCCCCTAGCGGCGATCGCCCCGGACTGGGTCGAGCCGCGCTCTGGACGGGCGATCGCGGATTGGGTGCAAGCGGTAGACTGTTCAGGTGTGCAGCAACTGTGA
- a CDS encoding cysteine desulfurase family protein has translation MHRPIYLDCHATTPLDPRVFEAMRPFFLEHFGNPASVTHVYGWEAEAAVQRSREAIARAINAQPEEIVFTSGATEANNLAIKGVAEAYFAKGRHIVTVQTEHSAVLDPCRYLATLGFEVTFLSVQPDGLIDLADLARSLRPDTVLVSVMAANNEIGVLQPLAEIGALCRDRGVLFHTDAAQAIAKIPFDVQALHLDLMSLTAHKAYGPKGIGALYVRRRDPRVTLAPQLHGGGHERGRRSGTLPTPQIVGLAEAIALGVADLSAEAQRITALRQRLWQRLETLPGLWLNGHPTQRLPGNLNLSVADVDGQALLLGLQSTVAVSSGSACTSAKIEPSHVLRALGRSPELAFASIRFGIGRFNTEAEIDQVAEAAIATIQALRDTPAIAPVDAVRP, from the coding sequence ATGCATCGCCCCATCTATCTGGACTGCCACGCCACCACGCCCCTGGACCCACGCGTCTTCGAGGCGATGCGCCCCTTTTTCCTGGAGCACTTCGGCAATCCGGCCAGCGTGACCCACGTCTATGGATGGGAGGCGGAGGCAGCGGTCCAGCGATCGCGGGAGGCGATCGCCCGCGCCATCAACGCCCAGCCCGAGGAAATCGTCTTCACCAGCGGCGCGACCGAGGCGAACAACCTGGCCATCAAGGGCGTCGCCGAGGCCTATTTTGCCAAGGGGCGTCACATCGTGACGGTCCAGACAGAGCACAGCGCCGTGCTCGATCCCTGCCGCTATCTGGCGACGCTGGGCTTCGAAGTCACGTTTTTGTCGGTGCAGCCCGACGGGCTGATCGACCTGGCAGACCTGGCGCGATCGCTGCGGCCTGACACGGTTTTGGTGTCGGTGATGGCGGCCAACAACGAAATCGGCGTCCTCCAGCCTCTGGCCGAGATCGGGGCGCTGTGCCGCGATCGCGGGGTGCTCTTTCATACGGACGCGGCCCAGGCGATCGCCAAAATCCCCTTCGACGTGCAGGCCCTCCACCTTGACCTGATGTCTCTAACTGCCCACAAAGCCTACGGCCCCAAGGGAATCGGCGCGCTCTACGTGCGGCGGCGCGATCCGCGAGTGACCCTGGCCCCCCAGCTCCACGGCGGCGGCCACGAGCGGGGCCGGCGATCGGGCACCCTGCCCACGCCCCAGATCGTGGGCTTGGCGGAGGCGATCGCCCTGGGCGTGGCCGACCTGAGCGCCGAGGCCCAGCGCATCACAGCCCTGCGGCAGCGCCTGTGGCAGCGCCTGGAGACCCTGCCCGGCCTCTGGCTCAACGGCCACCCCACCCAGCGCCTGCCCGGCAACCTCAACCTCAGCGTGGCGGACGTCGACGGCCAGGCCCTGCTGCTGGGGCTCCAGTCGACGGTGGCGGTGTCCTCGGGCTCGGCCTGCACCTCCGCCAAGATCGAGCCCTCCCATGTCCTCCGAGCCTTGGGGCGATCGCCCGAGCTGGCCTTTGCGTCGATCCGGTTTGGGATTGGCCGCTTCAACACCGAAGCCGAGATCGATCAGGTGGCCGAGGCGGCGATCGCCACCATTCAGGCCCTCCGCGATACCCCGGCGATCGCCCCCGTCGATGCTGTCCGTCCCTGA
- a CDS encoding PEP-CTERM sorting domain-containing protein (PEP-CTERM proteins occur, often in large numbers, in the proteomes of bacteria that also encode an exosortase, a predicted intramembrane cysteine proteinase. The presence of a PEP-CTERM domain at a protein's C-terminus predicts cleavage within the sorting domain, followed by covalent anchoring to some some component of the (usually Gram-negative) cell surface. Many PEP-CTERM proteins exhibit an unusual sequence composition that includes large numbers of potential glycosylation sites. Expression of one such protein has been shown restore the ability of a bacterium to form floc, a type of biofilm.) encodes MHRLTLSALGLAATATFVTGMSAGGAIAASLSVNGTDAIFLAGRDDVTIPALGSSDPSFPLLRHGYVNADFLPETFPQWLTAIAGQTFAFAVTGGVDYYNAPSASFFGPDGNGTSGTNLNSLGGISGFLGPQGPLVGLFLNDDNPQAGAAPARLDFTPGGLGTNFSSLAPELGQVFFIGDGQTVDGLRQKFIAPTGATRLFLGVADGFGFGGPPGAYDDNNGAFAVETVPEPGAIAGLLALSGLWVSRRRRRSAA; translated from the coding sequence ATGCACCGACTGACTTTGAGCGCTTTGGGCCTAGCGGCTACGGCAACTTTTGTGACGGGCATGAGCGCGGGCGGGGCGATCGCCGCTTCGCTGAGCGTCAATGGCACCGACGCGATTTTCCTAGCGGGGCGTGATGACGTGACGATTCCGGCCTTGGGCAGCTCGGATCCGTCCTTTCCCCTCCTGCGCCACGGCTACGTCAATGCGGACTTTTTGCCCGAGACCTTTCCTCAGTGGCTGACGGCGATCGCGGGCCAAACCTTTGCCTTTGCGGTGACCGGCGGCGTGGACTACTACAACGCCCCCTCGGCCAGCTTCTTTGGTCCCGACGGCAACGGCACCAGCGGCACCAACCTGAACAGCCTGGGCGGCATCAGCGGCTTCTTGGGTCCCCAGGGTCCCCTGGTCGGCCTGTTCTTGAATGACGACAATCCCCAAGCGGGCGCAGCACCCGCCCGCCTGGACTTCACGCCCGGGGGCCTGGGCACCAACTTCAGCAGCCTCGCCCCCGAGCTCGGTCAGGTCTTCTTCATCGGGGACGGGCAGACTGTCGACGGCCTGCGCCAAAAGTTCATCGCACCGACGGGCGCAACGCGCCTGTTCTTGGGCGTGGCTGACGGCTTCGGCTTTGGCGGACCGCCCGGCGCCTACGATGACAACAATGGGGCCTTCGCGGTCGAAACGGTGCCCGAACCGGGGGCGATCGCGGGCTTGCTGGCCCTAAGTGGCCTCTGGGTCAGTCGGCGACGCCGCCGCTCTGCCGCTTAG
- a CDS encoding NAD(P) transhydrogenase subunit alpha, with protein MTETLLAGLFVFVLASFVGFEVINKVPPTLHTPLMSGANAISGIAVIGAMLVAGPDTWNLSVILGLIAVVLATVNVVGGFLVTDRMLQMFKKKEAKA; from the coding sequence ATGACTGAGACGCTGCTAGCGGGTTTGTTTGTGTTTGTGCTGGCCTCCTTTGTGGGCTTTGAGGTGATCAACAAGGTGCCGCCCACCCTGCACACGCCCCTGATGTCGGGCGCCAACGCCATCTCAGGGATCGCGGTGATCGGTGCCATGTTGGTGGCCGGTCCCGATACCTGGAATCTCTCGGTGATCCTGGGTTTGATTGCGGTGGTCCTGGCCACGGTCAACGTGGTGGGGGGCTTCCTGGTGACCGATCGCATGCTGCAAATGTTTAAGAAGAAAGAGGCAAAGGCATGA
- a CDS encoding NAD(P)(+) transhydrogenase (Re/Si-specific) subunit beta: MSEFLPTGIQMSYLVAASLFIVGLKQLGSPATARQGNVIASVGMLVAIVATLLERGVLNYGMILVAIALGSVIGAIAAYKVEMTAMPQMVGLLNGFGGAASALVAIAEFWRLLITPGAVPLDATITMILGVLIGGITLTGSMIAFAKLQGIMRGSPITFPLQQPFNLFLLISFFVGSGYLLVHPESPQAFLGIVAIASALGVLFVLPIGGADMPVVISLLNSFSGLAASAAGFVLSNNMLIIAGALVGASGIILTQIMCKAMNRPITNVLFGAFGGGGGAAAASGTGSAAAVDKTVHSLGAEEGAMMLGYARSVAIIPGYGMAVAQAQHSVRELASQLERLGVEVKYAIHPVAGRMPGHMNVLLAEANVPYNQLYDMDDINPDFDRVDVALVIGANDVVNPAARHDTASPIYGMPILEVDRARHTIVIKRGMSTGFAGVDNELFYKDHTMMMFGGAKDVVDQLISEVKQL, encoded by the coding sequence ATGAGCGAGTTTCTCCCAACCGGGATTCAGATGAGCTACTTGGTGGCGGCATCGCTGTTTATTGTCGGCCTCAAGCAGTTGGGATCTCCGGCAACGGCCCGCCAAGGCAATGTGATCGCGTCGGTGGGGATGCTGGTGGCCATTGTTGCCACGCTCCTGGAGCGCGGTGTGCTCAACTACGGCATGATTTTGGTGGCGATCGCCCTGGGATCGGTGATTGGCGCGATCGCGGCCTACAAGGTGGAAATGACCGCCATGCCCCAAATGGTGGGCCTGCTCAATGGCTTTGGGGGCGCGGCCTCGGCTCTGGTGGCGATCGCTGAATTTTGGCGACTGCTGATCACTCCGGGCGCTGTTCCCCTCGACGCCACCATCACCATGATTCTCGGCGTCCTGATTGGCGGCATCACCCTCACCGGCAGCATGATCGCCTTCGCCAAGCTCCAGGGGATTATGCGCGGCTCTCCCATTACCTTCCCCCTCCAGCAGCCCTTCAACCTCTTTTTGCTGATTAGCTTCTTTGTGGGCAGCGGCTACCTGCTGGTCCACCCCGAGAGCCCGCAGGCCTTCTTGGGCATTGTTGCCATTGCCTCGGCCCTCGGCGTGCTGTTTGTGCTGCCCATTGGCGGTGCGGACATGCCCGTGGTGATCTCCCTGCTCAACTCCTTCTCGGGTCTGGCCGCCAGCGCTGCGGGCTTCGTCCTCAGCAACAATATGCTGATCATCGCTGGTGCTCTGGTCGGCGCGTCGGGCATCATCCTGACCCAGATCATGTGCAAAGCCATGAATCGCCCCATTACCAATGTGCTCTTTGGGGCCTTTGGGGGTGGCGGTGGCGCTGCGGCTGCGAGCGGTACCGGCAGCGCGGCCGCCGTCGACAAAACGGTCCATTCTCTGGGCGCCGAGGAAGGCGCGATGATGCTGGGCTATGCTCGCTCGGTGGCGATCATTCCGGGATACGGCATGGCCGTTGCCCAGGCTCAGCACTCGGTGCGAGAGCTGGCTTCTCAGCTAGAGCGCCTCGGCGTCGAGGTGAAGTACGCCATTCACCCGGTGGCGGGCCGGATGCCGGGTCACATGAACGTCTTGCTGGCGGAGGCCAATGTGCCCTACAACCAGCTCTACGACATGGACGACATCAACCCTGACTTTGATCGGGTGGATGTGGCGCTGGTGATCGGCGCGAACGACGTGGTGAACCCAGCGGCGCGCCACGACACCGCCAGCCCGATCTACGGCATGCCGATTCTCGAAGTCGATCGCGCCCGTCACACCATCGTGATCAAGCGCGGCATGAGCACCGGTTTTGCCGGAGTCGACAATGAGCTCTTCTACAAAGACCACACCATGATGATGTTTGGTGGGGCCAAGGACGTCGTGGACCAGCTCATTTCTGAGGTGAAACAGCTCTAG